In Luteipulveratus mongoliensis, the DNA window AAGTGGCGGCAGGGACCCGACCGCCGACGCTGCGGTTCTGGGACTGGGACTCTCCGCTGGTCGTCATCGGCTCGTTCCAGTCGTACAAGAACGAGATCGACCCCGCCGGTGCGGCGCGGCACGACATCGGGGTCGTCCGGAGGATCTCCGGCGGCGGCGCGATGTTCATGGAGCCGGGCAACTGCATCACTTATTCGCTGGTGGTCCCCAGCTCGATGGTCGAGGGGCTGAGCTTCGAGCGCTCCTACCAGTTCCTCGACGAGTGGGTCATCAGCGCGTTGGCCGAGGTGGGCGTACAGGCGCACTTCGTGCCGCTCAACGACATTGCCTCCGACAAGGGCAAGATCGCCGGCGCGGCGCAGAAGCGGTTCGCCTCCGGCGCGGTCCTGCACCACGTGACCATGGCGTACGACATCGACGCCGACAAGATGCTCGAGGTGCTGCGCATCGGCCGCGAGAAGATGTCCGACAAGGGCACGAAGTCGGCCAACAAGCGGGTCGACCCGATGCGCTCCCAGACCGGCCTCACGCGTGAGGCGATCATGGAGTCGTTCCTGGAGACCTTCCGCGGTCTGTACGCCACCCAGGACTCCGCGTACACCGCCGCTGAGCTGGATGAGGCTCAGGCGCTGGTGGAGGAGAAGTTCGGCACGGAGGCGTGGACTCACCGCGTCCCCTGAGGGCCGGCGTGACCGCGCGGGAAGCACCGTGTCGGTCGCGACGTTTACGGTGACACCATGCGCCCCACGACTGACCTGCAACGCAGGGTGGCTCCGTTCGAAGTCGTCTCCGACTTCGAACCCAGCGGTGACCAGCCGACCGCGATCGCGGACCTGACGCGTCGGGTCAAGGCAGGTGAGCAGGACGTGGTCCTGCTGGGCGCCACCGGCACCGGCAAGTCGGCGACGACGGCCTGGCTGATCGAGCAGGTGCAGCGGCCGACCCTCGTCATGGCGCCCAACAAGACGCTCGCTGC includes these proteins:
- a CDS encoding lipoate--protein ligase family protein, with product MSEGSVRGEYKVLGGKLVAVDVEVADGRLARAAVSGDFFLEPDEALEDINAALIGMPVESTVAQLASAIDGALDDSVSMIGFSAEAVGVAVRRALGRATGWVDHTFDVIPAVTMAPVMHVALDEVIAQEVAAGTRPPTLRFWDWDSPLVVIGSFQSYKNEIDPAGAARHDIGVVRRISGGGAMFMEPGNCITYSLVVPSSMVEGLSFERSYQFLDEWVISALAEVGVQAHFVPLNDIASDKGKIAGAAQKRFASGAVLHHVTMAYDIDADKMLEVLRIGREKMSDKGTKSANKRVDPMRSQTGLTREAIMESFLETFRGLYATQDSAYTAAELDEAQALVEEKFGTEAWTHRVP